From Salipiger profundus, a single genomic window includes:
- a CDS encoding TRAP transporter large permease has translation MEAILAFGVLIGLILGGMWVQFAVAGAGLFYIWMLNGFGGFRALGMVSWGASNSFTLAAIPLFVLMAEILLGSGLAGRLYNGVAPFMRRLPGGLMHTNIAGSGIFAAISGGSAPTAAAMSTVALPELTRRGYNKRLVAGSLAAGGTLGILIPPSITMIIYATFTETSIARLFAAGLVPGIVLALLYMAFIIARVLVNPGLAPKSDEKTSFGDLGRALLDIVPFLLLIVIVLGSIYGGFATPTEAGAVGTVGAIAIAALYGKFSLSLLGSALSRTVRMSGNILFIVFTSMIFAYATALSGVGEDLVGMLEEANVSRTAFLLIIMVVFAILGCFMEGLGMIAIIVPVIFPALLALDVDPIWFGVFVVILVELGQLTPPLGVILFVVASSSDKVRVEDVIMGTLPFFIIILAFMLLLIAFPQIALFLPEFTFG, from the coding sequence ATGGAAGCCATTCTCGCCTTCGGTGTTCTCATCGGCCTCATTCTCGGTGGCATGTGGGTGCAGTTTGCCGTGGCCGGTGCCGGGCTTTTCTACATCTGGATGCTGAACGGCTTCGGCGGGTTCCGTGCCCTCGGCATGGTCAGCTGGGGCGCGTCCAACAGCTTCACCCTTGCCGCCATTCCCCTGTTCGTTCTGATGGCCGAGATCCTGCTGGGATCGGGCCTTGCGGGCCGTCTCTACAACGGGGTGGCACCCTTCATGCGCCGGCTTCCGGGCGGGCTCATGCACACCAACATCGCCGGCAGCGGCATCTTCGCCGCGATCTCGGGCGGCTCCGCGCCGACCGCCGCCGCGATGTCTACAGTCGCCTTGCCGGAGCTTACCAGGCGCGGCTACAACAAGCGGCTCGTCGCGGGCTCGCTGGCGGCGGGCGGCACGCTGGGCATCCTCATTCCGCCATCGATCACCATGATCATCTACGCGACCTTCACCGAAACCTCGATCGCACGGCTCTTCGCGGCGGGTCTGGTGCCGGGGATCGTGCTTGCCCTGCTCTACATGGCCTTCATCATCGCGCGCGTTCTGGTGAACCCCGGGCTTGCCCCGAAATCCGACGAGAAGACGTCGTTCGGGGACCTCGGCCGCGCCCTGCTGGACATCGTGCCCTTCCTGCTGCTGATCGTTATCGTGCTCGGCAGCATCTACGGTGGCTTCGCCACGCCGACCGAGGCCGGTGCGGTCGGCACCGTCGGTGCCATCGCCATCGCGGCGCTCTACGGGAAGTTCAGTCTGTCGCTGCTCGGAAGCGCGTTGTCCCGCACTGTCCGGATGAGCGGGAACATCCTGTTCATCGTCTTCACCTCGATGATCTTCGCCTATGCAACCGCGCTGTCGGGCGTCGGAGAGGACCTCGTCGGCATGCTCGAGGAGGCCAACGTCTCGCGCACGGCGTTCCTGCTGATCATCATGGTGGTCTTCGCCATCCTCGGCTGCTTCATGGAGGGCCTCGGAATGATCGCGATCATCGTGCCGGTGATCTTCCCGGCGCTGCTCGCGCTCGATGTGGACCCGATCTGGTTCGGTGTCTTCGTCGTGATCCTCGTCGAGCTGGGCCAGCTTACCCCACCGCTGGGCGTGATCCTCTTCGTCGTCGCAAGCTCGTCCGACAAGGTGCGGGTCGAGGACGTGATCATGGGCACCCTGCCCTTCTTCATCATCATCCTCGCGTTCATGCTGCTGCTGATCGCCTTTCCGCAAATCGCGCTGTTCCTGCCGGAGTTCACGTTCGGATGA
- a CDS encoding SMP-30/gluconolactonase/LRE family protein has translation MTIPTYPFPDPVVIDATVFTELPAALRRPGVSSYWAEKNRRGQPVDSFIEGPSFDREGNLYFVDIPFGRVFRADPAGEVTQVAEYEGQPNGLKIHADGRIFLADYQNGIMLLDPATGDVTTALGDADTEGFKGCNDLHFGRDGALYFTDQGQTGLQDPSGRVWRWRPESGELSCLIDKVPSPNGLVLDLAEHVLFLAVTRANAVWRLPMAASGRVNKAGLFIQFSGGRAGPDGLALTDQGGVVVCQTGMGLVWIHNALGQPIAVVRSPRGLGTTNCAFGGPEGRTLFITESDSGSILKAELPATLGVSGAPMFAHA, from the coding sequence ATGACCATTCCCACCTACCCTTTCCCCGATCCCGTCGTCATCGACGCGACCGTGTTCACCGAGCTGCCCGCCGCCCTTCGACGGCCCGGGGTCTCCTCCTACTGGGCCGAGAAGAACCGGCGCGGGCAGCCGGTGGACAGCTTCATCGAGGGTCCGTCCTTCGACCGCGAGGGAAACCTGTATTTCGTGGACATCCCCTTTGGCCGGGTGTTCCGCGCGGATCCAGCCGGCGAGGTGACCCAGGTCGCCGAGTACGAGGGGCAGCCCAACGGGCTCAAGATCCACGCGGACGGGCGCATCTTCCTTGCCGATTACCAGAACGGGATCATGCTGCTCGACCCGGCAACAGGTGATGTCACGACAGCGCTGGGCGATGCGGACACCGAAGGGTTCAAGGGGTGCAACGACCTCCACTTCGGGCGGGACGGCGCGCTTTATTTCACCGATCAGGGCCAGACCGGCCTGCAGGACCCGTCGGGACGCGTCTGGCGCTGGCGCCCGGAGTCCGGAGAGCTGTCCTGCCTGATCGACAAGGTGCCCAGCCCCAACGGGCTGGTGCTCGACCTTGCCGAGCATGTGCTCTTCCTGGCGGTGACCCGGGCCAACGCCGTCTGGCGACTGCCGATGGCGGCGAGCGGGCGCGTCAACAAGGCCGGTCTGTTCATCCAGTTCTCGGGTGGGCGCGCGGGGCCGGACGGGCTTGCGCTCACCGACCAGGGCGGCGTGGTGGTCTGCCAGACCGGCATGGGGCTGGTGTGGATCCACAACGCGCTCGGCCAGCCAATCGCGGTGGTCCGCTCGCCCCGGGGCCTCGGGACCACCAATTGCGCGTTCGGAGGCCCGGAGGGGCGGACGCTGTTCATCACCGAAAGCGACTCCGGCAGCATCCTCAAGGCAGAGCTCCCGGCCACGCTCGGGGTCTCGGGGGCACCGATGTTCGCCCACGCCTGA